The nucleotide sequence TGCCGATCAATATGTGGAAGATTATGATCAAACTACCAGCGACCACTACCCGGTACTTTCAAGCTATTCCCTTTCAGGCAGCGGCGGTGAAACGAATGACCCTCCTATTGCTTCCTTTACTTATACCTGTACTGAATTGAGTTGTGATTTTGATGGAACCGGCTCTTCCGACAGTGACGGGTCTATAACTGATTATAGCTGGGACTTTGGAGATGGGAATACCGGCACCGGATCTACCATAAGCCATTCTTATGCCTCCGGAAACACTTATACTGTCACCCTTACGGTTACAGACGATGGGGGAGCAACAGGTACTGATGCCCAAGATGTAATCGTCTCAGAATCAACATCAGGGGATATCACTCTTTCTGTTAGCGGATACAAAGTTCAGGGAGCTCAGAAAGCAGATTTGACTTGGTCAGGAGCCACTTCAACTGATGTTGATGTTTATCGCGATGCCTCACTTATTGTAACTACTGCCAACGATGGAAGTTACACTGATAATATTAATAACCGTGGTGGAGGAAGTTATACCTACCAGGTTTGCGAGGCCGGAACCAGTACTTGTTCAAACCAAGCAACTGTTAATTTCTAATCCTCATTGTTAAGTAGATTAAAATCTCAGACCAGCCATATTCTGTGGCTGGTTTTTTTATTCCCCAATATTCCGCCCCTTTATTCCAAGAGATTTTTTTACCTTGAGACTCACTTTTTTTGATTAAAAGTACCTCTAAAAATATACCACTGCCTATATCAACAAAATTCCCGTACTCATGCTATTTGTTATGAATAACAAGCCTCTCCATTATTTAGGCGTACTTATTTTTCTTTCGGCCGTTTTATTTACAGGATGCAGCAGCAAGAATAACCCGCTTCCCGATAATAATGAACCCATTCCCAATACCGAATTTGATGCAATAGGCACTGCCTCTTCTCTGGACTTTGCCACATGGAATTTGGAATGGTTTGGAGATATCAGTGAAGGCCCATCCAATGAGCAACTTCAGCTTGATAATATTGAATTCGTAATTTCAGGCCTGGAAGCAGACATTTGGTCGGTGCAGGAAATCACTTCATCCTCTCACTTTAATACTTTGTTGGACAAACTTGACGGTTATGAAGGAATTCTAGCAAATGATCCGACAGTTCAAAGTGATTCTGCTTACTACGATGATTTTGGGGGAAACGAACAAAAAGTAGGACTGGTATACAAAACAGATATAATCACTGTAAATAGTGCTCAAGTAATACTGACCGATTATGATCATGAATTTGCAGGGCGGCCACCTGTTGAATTTCAACTTTCAGCCACTATCAATAACATAACTCAAGACTTCATCGTAGTTTTGTTGCATGCCAAATGCTGTACAGATAATGAGTCGTATGAGCGGAAACAAACAGGAGCGGAAGCACTTAAATCTTATCTTGACCAAACATGGCCGGATGCTTACGTAATGGTTATCGGGGATTTTAACGATGACGTGGACACTTCGATTACCTCCTCTAAAAGCTCCGCATATCAAAATTTTGTAGATGATTCATTGAACTACATCTTTCCCACGAAAGAACTTTCTGATGCCGGTATCTCTTCTACGGTCTCCTATCCGGATGTCATTGATCATCACCTAACCTCCAATGAGTTGTATAACTTCTATATAGAAAATTCGGTTATTTCATTTCCTGCAGATGATTATGTAACTAATTATGGCAATACAACCAGTGATCACTATCCTGTGTTATCGCAATATACTCTGCAATCCGGAAATTGATTGAAACCGACCTGATGTATTACACATCTGATCAATGTTATAGGCGCAGAATGCCGGATTAGGGTTCGGAAAACTTAGGTACCCTACTCCAACAATCGGTCAGATGGACTTGGAGCCATCAGACCGGGAGCCAGAATAAACAACCATGAACTCGATCTGATGGATCACCCATCTGATCGATGATGTGAGCGCAGGCTGTTGAATCAGGATATGAAAAGGCTTGGGTTCAACGATCGGCCAGATTAACTAAAGCCTTCAGGCCGGGGATGCATAAAAACCGGCGTTCAGTTCAAATTTATGTCGGCTTGGGGGGAACTGAAAGCGACGTCTTCATCAAATTTTTGATCTCCGAACGATTCTTCCATTTCAGCCCGGAGTTTTTGAATAGTTAAGCCGCTTGTGAGTGCGCCGTTGCGGGCAATAGAGATCCTGCCGGTTTCTTCTGATACCACAATCACAAAGACATTATTGGACTCACTGATTCCTACGGCTGCACGGTGTCTCGTCCCAAATGAAGTAGAGATATTTGGATTCTGTGATATAGGGAGGTAACAGCTTGCCGCAACAATTCTATTTCCCCGAATCACAACAGCACCATCGTGCAAAGGGGTTTCTTTTTTGAAGATTGTTACCAATAATTCGCTTCTGATTTCAGCGTCAATGTTAACCCCTGCATCCACTAAATCCTGCAAAGAAGATGTTCGGGCAAAGACAATCAAAGCACCAATTTTATGCTTCGACATTTCTTTTACGGCCGTAACCACTTCATCAATGGTCTTATCAGAATTAGAGGTTGAGAAAAAACGGTCAAGACTTGTATTGGTTCCAAGCCGGTAGAGCAGCTTTCTGATTTCAGGCTGGAAGAGAATAATCAGAGCGATAATTCCCACATCCAGTATTTGACTTAAAATTGAATTGATGGTAGTAAAGCCAAGCAGACCAATTACCACATTTATAATCACTACAAACAAAATTCCCAATGCAGCCTGAATGGCAAACGTCCCCTTTACCCATCGATATAGATAGACCAAGACGAGCGCAATAATGAGCGTCTCGACGAAATCTTTAATTCCGAATTCGAGAAAACCAATAGGAAACAAAGCCGTCTGATTTTGTTATTGTTGAGATTGAACTGCGTTGAATATACGAATTGAATCGAAAGCTTCCTTCACATCGTGCACACGCAATATATTTGCGCCTTTTGTAAGTGCATGATAGTGAAGTGCAACAGTACCTGTAAGTCGACCGTCTGTAGGCCGGTTGTTTAATATCTTACCAATCATGGACTTGCGGGAAGCTCCAACCAATATAGGTAAATCAAATTTATGGAATTTGTCAAGATGAGCAATCAATTTAAGATTATGCTCTGTTGTTTTACCAAAACCTATTCCCGGGTCGAGAATAACTTTATGAGCCCCTCTTTTTTTTGCTTCCGCCAGTTGCTGCTCAAAAAAATTCATTACATCCTTTACCACATCCTCATACTCGGGATTTTTCTGCATGGTTTTAGGATCACCCTGAGTATGCATTAAAACATAAGCAGCATCGTATTTTGCACATAAGTCAGCAAGCCCGGGTTCTTTTTGCATCCCGCTTACGTCATTCACAATTTTTGCGCCGGCTTCTAACGCTTTTTCTGCGACTTCAACCTTGGTGGTATCAATCGAAAAGACGGCTTTTTTAAAAACCGGAATTGCTTTTTCAAGGATGGGCATTACACGGTCCATTTCCTGTTGAACAGAAACAGGATCTGCCCCGGGGCGTGTTGATTCCCCACCCACGTCAATAATTTCAGCCCCGTTCTTCAGCATCAAATGTATACGATCCATCGCCCTGCTGAGATCCGTGTATTTACCGCCATCGCTGAAAGAATCGGGCGTAGCATTTAAAATCCCCATTATTTTTGGAGAAGAAAAAGTGCTTAAAATTGAATTTTTTGCAGACAAAAAATTGGGGTTAGATCATAGTTGAATGTATTTCTAACTCGCCGAATCTTATGGGAAACTTACCAGGTTTCTATCAGTTGATCTCGTTTATCTTCTTTGGCAGCCCAATCATCGGCATCCGGTAATGCATCCTGAGTTTCGTTGATAATACGATCGTCCCAAGCTTCAGCAAGACGTTCATTCAGCTCAATATAGTCTTCCCATTTTTCCGGCACCTCATCATCCGGGTAAATTGCTTCTACCGGACATTCAGAAACACAAGCGTCACAATCGATACATTCAAAAGGATCAATCGTCAAAAAGTTTGGTCCTTCACGAAAAGCATCAACCGGACAGACGGCGGCGCAGTTAGTATATTTACATTGAATGCAGGGTTCAGTTACAACGTAAGCCATGTGTATAAATCAGTTATATATTGTAATAATGGGGTGAATTTTAGCCGATTGGAATATCCCCTCACTTTAGGACAGATGCAATCTTTATACCAGTATAGAACTGATTTTTTTGAATTATAATTTCTTCTTTTAATTCAGCATTACAGAAACACTATCTATGCTCCCATCAGTGTTTGCCGGTTTGATATTCAGAAGGGTGGCCATCAGGTCATACAGGTGTATGTTTTCAAAAGACTTCATTTGATATCCTTTTTTGAAGTCAGGCCCATTAGCTACAAAAATAGCATGCATTTCTTTCTCACGGTTATCAAAGCCATGTGCTCCACCTGAAGGGTAATCTTCTCGTGCATCAAAGTATTCTTTTGAATTGATGGTATATCCCAAATCCGCTACCAATAAAAGTTCAGGAACTCTCGGATGATTTTTCAAGTGATACCTTTCAGGAATGTTTTCCTTCTTATATACCTTAAAATGTTCTTCGTTTTGTTTCAGTGCCGTATACACTTCATCCAGCTTATCACCCTTTACATTAGCCATCAACGCCGGGCTGTAGGCAACCACCTCCAGGTCATCCGGGTTAATCATGTCATCCAAAACCACAATCTTGTCTTGAGAAACTTCTGCCATTCCATGATCAGAAACAATCATCAGGTTTGTAATATCAGTCAGAGCTTCTTCATTCATCCGTTGTATCAAATATCCCACTAACTCATCTGCTCTTTTTATGGCTTCAATTACTTGCGGGGAATCAGGGCCGTACCAGTGTCCTTGGGTATCTACAAAGTGAAAGTACAGGGTGGCGAAATCTACCTGTCCGGGATCATCGTAACTCAGCCATTTTACAACGGTATCTATTCTGGCTGAATCTTTCATCGACTCATCATACACTTTCCAGTGTGTGGGCCGCATATCTTGAATAGGAGTTTCGGAACCAACCCAAAACATAGTGCCTGCTTTTTTACCCGCTTTCTCCACCGTATTCCAGATGGGCTCCCCTTCATACCAAGCGGGATTTTCAACTGCCTCCCGGTCTCTGATCGTAAAGCGTGCATCCATTTCCGGATCGTACATGTTGTTCCCGACAAAGCCGTTATTCTCAGGATATAAACCGGTGGCTATAGCGTAATGATTGGGAAATGTTTTAGAAGGGAAAATGGGGATAAGTCCTTCACTTATTACTCCGGTCTCTACAAGTTTATCAAAATTTGGGGTTTCAGCTTTGGTTAAATAATCATGTCGGAAACCGTCAAAGGATACCAATAATAATTTTTCAGATTCCGGCTGCTGAGCAGTACACCCAAAAGCCATTAGCAAAATAAACAAACTCAAAAAGTAGTTTTTCATAATACTCTAAAATAAAAAAGCAGCCTGTTGTAAAACAGGCTGCTTTTAAAATTTACTTAATTTTTACTTTGGGCGGTTAATTAGAAATTAACACGGATTCCAAAATTATAACGTCTTGGAAGACCTAAGAATACCTCAGCGTCATCCGCATCGTGGTCTCCATCAAAGTCGTTAAAACGACTATTGTCAACTGCATCCTGAATATATGTTTCATCAAGCAGGTTGAACATGTTCAGGAAGAAGGTTGTTCCTTCAAGGATATCATCAAATGTATAGTTCACGTGCAGATTAAACACCGTATAGTTAGGTGCTTGCCATGGTTGTGCTCTGTCCGTTTCATCATCCCGACCGATTGGGTTAAAGTCTGACCAGTGACGGTAGAAAGAGGTTCCCACTAATTGAACGTCAACATTATTGGAAGGCTGCAATCCAAGGACATAAGCCAATTGAGCCTGAGGCGCATTACCTACTTTCAGGCCTTCAAGATATAGATTTATGTTTTGCGCACTTCCAGGATCTCCTTGATCTGTCAGATAAACAGCAGAAACATCGTTTTGGTATTCCCAAAGGTTATAAGAACCGGCAACATCCAAACGAACCCAGTCATTAGGCTTATAAGAAGTTTCCAATTCAACACCGGAGTGCATTTGATCAAGACCGGAAATGTTAATAATACCATCACTTCCATCTTCTTGCTGCACACCTCTTGTAAATGATCGGTCCTGACGGTCAGTCAAGTAGTAGTTGGCATTTACGCCAAACTTACCGCTGGCATCACGATAGCGAAGACCCGCTTCATAGAAAAAGAATTTTTCATTTTGAGGATCTTCATTAATAGCACCATTGAAATCGCTAATTACGTTATCAAAGATCGGCACTTTAGAAATGAAACCTACATTTACATATGCACCCAGATTATCATTGATATTATAAAGACCGCCACCTTTTACCTGATATCCAACAATGTTATCAGACTCACGAGTCAATGGGCTGCCATTTTCCTCTAGGAAAAAGTTTTCATGAGTATACTTAATTGTTGAAATACCACCAGTAGCATATACACTGTATTGGTCAGTTACATACTCACCCTGAACATACCCGCCATACCAGTCTACGGTGTTTGTAAAGTCATAAGCAACTTTATCACCTAATCTTGCCCGGTAGTTTGGATTCAGCTCATTGTTGGTTTCAACGTAGTATTCTCCGCCAAGCAGGTCACGTACCTCACGGTAATGCTCAATCTCAGCTGTTCTCCAGTCAAGCCCGGCCTGAATTTCAAAATTTTCAGTTGCCTGGTAAGACAGTTTCAGAATATCACCGATGGTCCATTGGTTGTTACGGCTGTTACGAATAATTCCATTGGATTCTGAATTTGGATTATTGACTGGGTCATAAGCGTTATCAGCAATAGTAGCATCCCAGTCAGCTACACGCTGGTTGTGGCTATAATCCCACTCGATATCCCCAAGAGTACCGGTTCCACCACCTTGTCCTCCGGAATAGTAAAGTACGTTAGTCATGGTAAGCTTATCGCTTAACTCACTATACCAGTTCAGGTTAATTTGCGGCTTGTGAAAAAAGTTTTCACGCTCGTTAATAAAATCTTTGCTGTACCGGCTCTGGATAGAAGAATTCACCCATGCACCGTCACCAATATATTGTTTTCCATTGTATGAAGAAGAAACTCCGGATACATTGGGGTTGGCGAAACGACCTAATTCACCGTGTACATCTGCAGCCGCCGGGTCGTAACCGTCAAGGCTCAATGCGTAAGAACGGTCGTAAGCAGCGGTATTCAATTTGTACAGGTTTTGTCCGTGACGTTGAGGGGCACCCAATACAAAAAGATCAAAGCGATTGTCTTCATTGGCTTGATACGAAGCAGCCAAGTGATAAGCCCATGCATCGGTCCAGGTTCCTTCAACGATACCGTCGCCTTCTTTACGCACACCTACAGCGCTGAAAGCCCACTTGTCATTGATTAAACCGGAATTTAATTGAAGGGTCTTTTTGGTAAAAGCACCGCTTCCATTTTCAAACTTCACAGAACCGCCTGCTTGATTCGCACTAGGATCCGTAATAATGTTAAGCGTACCACCCACTGAAGGTACTGCAAGGTTTACATTAGAAATACCTCTTTGAACCTGGATAGAACGGGCAGCATCACCAATACCATCCCAGTTAGACCAGTATACCCAGCCATTTTCCATATCATTTACAGGTACACCGTTGATCATAACAGCAACATTACGTTGGCTGAATCCACGAACGTTAATTCGGGCATCACCGGAACCTCCACCTTCTCCGGTTGAATAAACAGAAGGAGTAATATTTAACACTTCAGGAAGGTTACGCGAACCTAATTGAGCCTGAATAGCTTCCTGATCTACATCAGAGAAAGCAACCGGTGTGGTTTGATCTGAACGGGAAGCAAAAACCTCAAGTGCCGTTAGTGAAGCACTGGTTAGTTCCATTTCAAAATTCAGTTCCATATCACTAGAACCAACAGTGATTTCTTCGGTGATAGTTACAAATCCAACACTGGATACACGGATAGTGTAAGTTCCCGGCTGAACATCCCGGATTACGTATTCACCGTTAAGGTTAGTTGCATTACCTTGGTTGGTTCCCATCAAGATCAGGTTAGCGCCTATGATTGGCTCCCCTGAACCTTCTTCAGTAACCGTACCTCTGATAGCAGACTGTGCAAGTACTGCTCCAGAAATACCAAAGATTAAAATTACAGTGGATAGATATTTAAGCATGGTGTTTATTTTTGGTTGTGAGGTTAGATATATGATTATTGTGAAAAACCATTAAATGAATTTTGATGCCATTCATTACTTTACAAAGAGAAAGTATTTATGGCTAAAAAATAGCCGCTGCTTAATTAACTATTTTATTTCATTTCCGCCAAAGATAGTAATAATGAGCTAAAACTCCGCCCCCATTTCTGACTTAATAGTATCTTAACATCACATATATTTTTGCGCTTCCGTTTAGCTCCCTCTTTAAGCCTGATGAGCATTTTATCTCCCCCTCAATAAAAAAAGGGATCTCTTGCAAGAGATCCCTTAAAAGAAAACAGCTCATTTTTAGAAACTATATCTCAATCCTATTTGAGCTAACCAACGAGAACTGTAAGTACCAGAGTCTTGTATATTGCGGTTATAGAGTTCTTCCTGGCTATTAACGCCATTAGGAATTATTACCGAATATACCGGAGTGAAGTCGCCATTTGAAGCATCTTGGAATTCTTCAAATCGAACTATGGATCTTGAGCCACCGATAGTATATCGTTTACCCCAGTTGGCACCAACAATTTCACCTAAAAGGTTTGTAAAGTTGAACACATCAAAAGTAAGTTCAACTTTTTGTTGTCTATTCATTACATCTGCAAAGATCTCTTGTTTCACTTTTAGGTCCAGAACAAACTCAAAAGGACCTCTTACTCCATTTCTCTCAGCATACTTCCCTCTTCTGCTATCTAAATAGTCACTACTGCTTATGAAAGCTTCAAGCTCTTCAGCTTGGGCTGCCTGTTCAGCCGGAGTTCCTACATAAGCTAGATCAGAAGCATTTTCAGGAATATACATTAAGGCAGTGTTACCACCATTCTCACCTAGCATGTCTTCACTACCCGCAATGGTGTAAGAAAATGGACGCCCAGAAGAAGCATCCATGAAAATAGAAACAGATGTCGCAAGATTATTAAAGAACTCTTTGCGATAATTTATATTGGCGATAATTCTATGACCTAAAGAAAAATCAGAACGTGACAGTCCCAAGTTATTTGCCCCATTGACATGCTCCATGCCATCCCAAATAGAATTTATTTGAGATGAAGTACCATCATTTATGGTGTAGGAGTCGCCATATGTATACGATAGACTGGTAAATAATCCGCTGTTAAATTCTTTGCTAAGAGTAGCAGAAATATCATAACTGTACCCTTCACTAGTATTACCAACTCGGTGAATGTTTTGATAACGATCATCAATTAATGTGGCTGATTGATCAATCACATTAGGGTCGAAGGTTTCAAAACCATGCGCATAAATTGGCCGGTTATCCGGTCCATCTAAAGTTTCATTTGCAGGTTTTAAGTTAATATTCGTCACCAAAATATTGTTGATATTTTTAGTGAATTGCGCTTCCAGAGTACCCGTAAAGCCATAAGATAGTTCACGATCTATACCGATACCAGTTCTGAATACCCTTGGATATTTAAAATTCTCTTCAAAAATCTCCAAACGCCCACTTGGAATAAGCTCATCCTCACTTCGCCCATAGTCAACAAGTGTCAAACCATTTTCCACATTCGGACGAAATTCATTCGGGCCGAACTCAGCTAAAATCCCGGTATTAGCTCCGTTATTCAAGTACATTCCACCCGGCCAGACGAATGGTACTCTTCCAAGAAATACTCCAGCTCCCCCCCTAATTTGGGTGGTCTTATCACCAGATAGATCCATATTGAAACCTAAACGTGGTGAAACATATAGTTGTGCTGACGGAGGCTCGCCCGGCGTTGCTCCATTCAAATCATGGAATTGTTTAAGGTCAGGTATAGTTGTTTCAAAAACATCCGGAGCAAATCGAGGTTCCGTCGTGATTCCTGGCACATCAAACCGAAGGCCTCCGGTGAGTCTGAAATTATTATTTACTTGCCATTCATCTTCAACATAAAAACCTATTTGGTAAGCATTAAATGCTCCGATATTTTCCGAATTATCCCCAACATTGCTGTTGTCTCCGACAAGTGAGAAACCTCTTAAAACAAATGACAAGGCAGGATCAATGTTTGGATCATTAACCGCTTGAACTGATTGCCTGAATTCGTCTACACCCGTTCCGTTGCCATCTTGGTCGGAAAAGAAATACCATCCATAGTTGAACGGAATAAACAGGTTCGATATATCATAAAACTCATTATGAGTACCAATGGTTAAAGTATGGTCTCCAAGAAATAAGCTAAAGTCATTCGTTATCGTAAAGATATCCTGCTCAAGTATGTTTGCAGTTGAAAAAGGTTCATTACCCAAAAATATATCACCATCTCCATCTTCAATATTTACTGTTGGAAAAGCCTGACCATTCACGCCACGATCATCTCGCACTCTAGTATAACCCAAGATAAACTTGTTAGCTTTGTTGTCGCCAAAAGTACTACTCAGTTCTAAAGCAGTTGAATTAGTGGTGCTGGGGAAAACTTCGTTACGACCTGAATAGTTAATATTAAAACTTGAGCTTCCAAATCCGTCAACATTAGTGGCTTTCACATAGCTGTGACGAGCCATAAGCTTATGGTTCTGGCTAATGTTCCAATTTAATTTGAATAGTGCCTGATCACTGTCTAATGTAGATTCAGCATCACCGAAAGACCCCGGATCATATCCCACCTCATCCACAAGAAATTGTCGCAGATCTTGTAATCCAGAAATTCCTGCCGTTCCTGAATAGTTCCCTGCAAAAGGCTGAGGAGTTTCTGATCTTAAAAATTCAAGGTTTGCAAAAAAGAATAATTTGTCCTCTACAATCGGACCACCTAATCTAAGACCAATTCTATTATTAGTGAAAGCAGGTAATCTTTCTCTTTCTCCTCCCTCAGCATCAATAATAGCAGAAGGGGTTTTACCTGCTAACCCTTCACTTCTTCTGAAATAATAAACAGAACCTTCAAAATTATTAGTACCACTTCGAGTAATAGCATTAATTGCACCTCCGGTAAATCCACCTTGAGTTACACTGTAAGGTGATAGGTTAATTTGAAATTGCTCAATTGCATCTAAACTTATGGGGGTAGTTCCTGTCTGCCCACCATTAGTTCCCTGAGCAGACAGCCCGAATACATCATTATTAACTGCCCCATCAATGAAAATTGAGTTATATCGATTATTTTGACCGGCAATAGAAATAGCAGGACCGTCATCATCATCGTTAGCAACATAAGCCTGAGGTATCAACCTGGTAAAATCAGCAAGATCTCTACCCACTGTTGGCGCATTATCAATATCTTGTTCTCTAACATTACTGCTAACCCCGGTTCGAGTTTGGTCAAAAACACCTCCTGCAACAATTTCGAGCTCACCTAATTCGGCAGCATCCTCAGCCAAAACGGCTTCAATTTCATACCTTTCTCCAAGTTCCAGATATATACCTTCCTCTATTCTTGGCTCGAAACCAACAAATGTAATTCGAACGGTATAAGGCCCGCCAACACGCATATTTCGGATTGTAAAATTACCCCTTTCGTTTGTTGCGGTCCCGTACTCTGAACCCGAAGGCTCGTGAGTAGCTAGTATAGTTGCTCCGGGTAAAACTTCTCCGTTAGTATCAACTACCGTACCTGTTATGGTTGAGGTGGTAACACCCTGCCCATAAGACAAAAGCGGCAATAACACTAAAGACATAAATAATGTAACCGTATATAAAGATCTCATAGATTTATCTGTTTTTGTTAGAAATAAGGCGCTAAGAATAAAAAATTTTATGTTACGTAACAGTTAAATAACTATGCTTTTTCTATTTAAACTTGAAAGTAACTGATTTGAAATAACACTCTTCATATCATTTCAAATTTTCTTTATAAAAGTGCATAATTACATATTGGTTTACCCTTAAATAATAAAGAAAAACTACCAACACAAATATCAGCTGTAATCTGAAAACCCCTATATTCTCATATTTTCTTGCTGATGTAAATACCGGCTTGGAGATGATAGAAAATTGTGCGTGAGCTTTGAGCCGGCTTACGATCTCCTGGTCTTCCATCACCATCAAAGCTTCATCAAACCCATTAATTTGCTCGAAAAGAGTCTTTTTTACAAACAGGCTTTGATCTCCAAAGCGGAAAAAATCGATATCGAAGCGAGTAAACCACGAATAAAATTTCAATACCGGTTGATTGCTGTCAAACCGTAAACGAAAGCACCCGCAATCATATCCCGAGTCAACTGCGTTCCTGATATCTGTAATAAAAGTTGGTGGTGGAGTAGTGTCAGCGTGCAAAAAATACAGCCATTCTCCCTTGGCATTTTTAGCTCCATAGTTCATTTGTCTTGCCCGGCCTTTTTGAGGTGAAGTAACTGTAACAGCCCCCTTTTTTTGAGCCAATTCAACCGTGTTATCTGTGCTTCCTCCGTCAACTACAATAATCTCTGCCTCTTCTTTGCGGCAGTGCTTATACAGATAGGCAATTAAATCCCCAATTTTTTTCTCTTCGTTGTAAGCAGGAATAATAATGCTGATCATTTTTTGTTTTTTTTTTGATGGCTTGTGGTCAGCTGATATTTAATACTTCGGTCGCATGCAATACGCCCTTACTGATTCTTGGCTATCTTCACTTCAAAATTCAAAATTTCTTGTTTGATATTCAAGTAGTAGCTCCTCCACAGCTGCTTCCTGCGCCGGCTGTGCAACCATAACAATGCTGATTTACAAGGATTTCTCTATTGTTCAGAGAATCCGAATCAAACTCTTTGATATGCTGCACACTGTCTTTATGTGTCTCTATATCCAGCATTTGGTTGAAATCACAATCAAATAAACGCCCGTCCCAACCAACCGAAATGGTGTTTCGGCACATCACCCCGGTTGCTGCTGTAGGATTGAATGACTTAATGAGTTTTTCCATGTATTCTTCAAGATTTCCGGACATCAGCAAGAAATTCAGAAAACGGCTGATCGGCAGATTTGTGATGGTGTAAAGATCATTGAATTCAATATTATGTTTACGGCGAAGCTCTTTCTTAAACTCTTGTTTGATCTCCTCCTGATCTCCCGGAAGAAATGCTCCCACGGGATTGTAAACAAGATTAAGCAACAAACCTGAATCTTCTTTCCCATATCCCAATTCATTCAGT is from Gracilimonas sp. and encodes:
- a CDS encoding carboxypeptidase regulatory-like domain-containing protein — protein: MRSLYTVTLFMSLVLLPLLSYGQGVTTSTITGTVVDTNGEVLPGATILATHEPSGSEYGTATNERGNFTIRNMRVGGPYTVRITFVGFEPRIEEGIYLELGERYEIEAVLAEDAAELGELEIVAGGVFDQTRTGVSSNVREQDIDNAPTVGRDLADFTRLIPQAYVANDDDDGPAISIAGQNNRYNSIFIDGAVNNDVFGLSAQGTNGGQTGTTPISLDAIEQFQINLSPYSVTQGGFTGGAINAITRSGTNNFEGSVYYFRRSEGLAGKTPSAIIDAEGGERERLPAFTNNRIGLRLGGPIVEDKLFFFANLEFLRSETPQPFAGNYSGTAGISGLQDLRQFLVDEVGYDPGSFGDAESTLDSDQALFKLNWNISQNHKLMARHSYVKATNVDGFGSSSFNINYSGRNEVFPSTTNSTALELSSTFGDNKANKFILGYTRVRDDRGVNGQAFPTVNIEDGDGDIFLGNEPFSTANILEQDIFTITNDFSLFLGDHTLTIGTHNEFYDISNLFIPFNYGWYFFSDQDGNGTGVDEFRQSVQAVNDPNIDPALSFVLRGFSLVGDNSNVGDNSENIGAFNAYQIGFYVEDEWQVNNNFRLTGGLRFDVPGITTEPRFAPDVFETTIPDLKQFHDLNGATPGEPPSAQLYVSPRLGFNMDLSGDKTTQIRGGAGVFLGRVPFVWPGGMYLNNGANTGILAEFGPNEFRPNVENGLTLVDYGRSEDELIPSGRLEIFEENFKYPRVFRTGIGIDRELSYGFTGTLEAQFTKNINNILVTNINLKPANETLDGPDNRPIYAHGFETFDPNVIDQSATLIDDRYQNIHRVGNTSEGYSYDISATLSKEFNSGLFTSLSYTYGDSYTINDGTSSQINSIWDGMEHVNGANNLGLSRSDFSLGHRIIANINYRKEFFNNLATSVSIFMDASSGRPFSYTIAGSEDMLGENGGNTALMYIPENASDLAYVGTPAEQAAQAEELEAFISSSDYLDSRRGKYAERNGVRGPFEFVLDLKVKQEIFADVMNRQQKVELTFDVFNFTNLLGEIVGANWGKRYTIGGSRSIVRFEEFQDASNGDFTPVYSVIIPNGVNSQEELYNRNIQDSGTYSSRWLAQIGLRYSF
- a CDS encoding TIGR04283 family arsenosugar biosynthesis glycosyltransferase, which translates into the protein MISIIIPAYNEEKKIGDLIAYLYKHCRKEEAEIIVVDGGSTDNTVELAQKKGAVTVTSPQKGRARQMNYGAKNAKGEWLYFLHADTTPPPTFITDIRNAVDSGYDCGCFRLRFDSNQPVLKFYSWFTRFDIDFFRFGDQSLFVKKTLFEQINGFDEALMVMEDQEIVSRLKAHAQFSIISKPVFTSARKYENIGVFRLQLIFVLVVFLYYLRVNQYVIMHFYKENLK